A window of the Bradyrhizobium diazoefficiens genome harbors these coding sequences:
- the pgm gene encoding phosphoglucomutase (alpha-D-glucose-1,6-bisphosphate-dependent) → MADVHPAAGKLVSPDALANIPRLVTAYFANRPDAADPAQRVAFGTSGHRGTSFKNTFNEGHILATTQAICDYRQEKGLTGPLFIGIDTHALAEPALASAVEVFAANGVEVMIDKDHGYTPTPVISHAILTYNKGRTSGLADGVVVTPSHNPPEDGGYKYNPPHGGPADTDATSVVEKRANAYLADGLKGVKRIDYAKALKSSTVHAYDYITPYVADLGNVVDLDLIKSAGIKFGIDPLGGAAVHYWHPIIERYGLKATVVNEAIDPTFRFMTVDWDGKIRMDCSSPYAMASLIAMRDRFDVAFANDTDADRHGIVTRTGGLMNPNHYLATAVSYLFAHRPNWGKDAAIGKTVVSSSIIDRVAKKLGRKLVETPVGFKWFVDGLVTGSFGFGGEESAGASFLRRDGTVWTTDKDGIILGLLAAEIMAKTGRDPSQLFNDLTAEFGVPHYARIDVAATGPQKNILKSVTPEQLGLKDLAGDPVRSTLSKAPGNGQPFGGIKVETDFGWFAARPSGTEDVYKIYAESFRSTEHLKRIQEEAQAGLKKVFGA, encoded by the coding sequence GTGGCTGATGTTCATCCCGCGGCGGGCAAGCTGGTTTCGCCGGACGCGCTCGCCAACATTCCGCGGCTCGTGACGGCCTATTTCGCCAACAGACCGGATGCGGCGGACCCGGCGCAGCGCGTGGCGTTCGGGACATCGGGCCATCGCGGCACCTCGTTCAAGAACACCTTCAACGAGGGCCACATCCTCGCGACCACGCAGGCCATCTGCGATTATAGACAAGAAAAGGGGCTGACCGGTCCGCTCTTCATCGGCATCGACACCCATGCGCTGGCCGAGCCTGCGCTCGCGAGCGCCGTCGAGGTATTCGCGGCGAATGGCGTCGAGGTGATGATTGACAAGGACCACGGCTACACGCCGACACCGGTGATCTCGCACGCGATCCTGACCTACAACAAGGGCCGCACGTCGGGTCTGGCCGATGGCGTCGTCGTCACGCCCTCGCACAATCCGCCGGAGGACGGCGGCTACAAATACAATCCGCCGCATGGCGGTCCCGCCGACACCGACGCGACCTCCGTCGTCGAGAAGCGCGCCAACGCCTATCTTGCCGACGGCCTGAAGGGCGTGAAGCGCATCGACTATGCCAAGGCGCTGAAATCGTCGACCGTTCACGCTTACGACTACATCACGCCTTACGTTGCCGATCTCGGGAATGTCGTCGATCTCGACCTCATCAAATCCGCCGGCATCAAATTCGGCATCGATCCGCTCGGCGGCGCCGCCGTGCATTACTGGCATCCGATCATCGAGCGCTATGGCCTCAAGGCCACCGTCGTGAACGAGGCGATCGATCCGACCTTCCGCTTCATGACCGTGGACTGGGACGGCAAGATCCGCATGGACTGCTCTTCGCCCTACGCGATGGCGAGCCTGATCGCGATGCGCGACCGCTTCGACGTCGCCTTCGCCAACGACACCGACGCCGATCGCCACGGCATCGTCACGCGCACCGGCGGCCTGATGAATCCCAACCATTATCTGGCGACGGCGGTCTCCTATCTGTTCGCGCACCGGCCGAACTGGGGCAAGGATGCCGCGATCGGCAAGACCGTGGTATCGAGCTCGATCATCGACCGTGTCGCGAAAAAACTCGGCCGCAAGCTGGTGGAGACGCCGGTCGGCTTCAAATGGTTCGTCGATGGGCTCGTCACGGGCAGCTTCGGCTTCGGCGGCGAGGAGAGTGCAGGGGCCTCCTTCCTGCGCCGCGACGGCACGGTGTGGACCACCGACAAGGACGGCATCATCCTCGGCCTGCTTGCGGCCGAGATCATGGCCAAGACCGGCCGCGATCCGAGCCAGCTGTTCAATGATCTCACGGCCGAGTTCGGCGTGCCCCATTATGCCCGCATCGACGTGGCCGCGACCGGGCCGCAGAAGAACATCCTGAAATCCGTCACGCCCGAGCAGCTCGGCCTGAAAGATCTCGCCGGCGATCCCGTCCGCTCAACGCTGAGCAAGGCGCCGGGCAACGGCCAGCCATTCGGCGGCATCAAGGTCGAGACCGATTTCGGCTGGTTCGCGGCGAGGCCGTCCGGCACCGAGGACGTCTACAAGATCTACGCCGAGAGCTTCCGCAGCACCGAGCACCTGAAGCGGATTCAGGAGGAGGCCCAGGCGGGGCTGAAGAAGGTGTTCGGGGCGTAG
- a CDS encoding Rieske 2Fe-2S domain-containing protein: MNAWYAAAWDAEVKPALLPRTICGKHVVMYRKADGSVAALEDACWHRLVPLSKGRLEGDTVVCGYHGLKYNAQGRCTFMPSQETINPSACVRAYPVVERHRYIWLWMGDPALADPALVPDMHWNHDPAWAGDGKTIRVACDYRLVLDNLMDLTHETFVHGSSIGNDAVAEAPFDVTHGEKTVTVTRWMRGIEAPPFWAKQLGKPGLVDRWQIIRFEAPCTIAIDVGVAPTGTGAPEGDRSQGVNGIVLNTITPETEKTCHYFWAFVRNYQIGEQRITTEIREGVSGIFREDELILEAQQRAMDENPDRIFYNLNIDAGAMWTRKLIDKMVAKENAPTHLQAAE, translated from the coding sequence ATGAACGCCTGGTACGCCGCCGCCTGGGACGCCGAGGTGAAGCCGGCGCTGTTGCCGCGGACAATTTGCGGCAAGCACGTCGTGATGTACCGCAAGGCCGATGGCTCGGTGGCCGCGCTGGAGGATGCCTGCTGGCATCGCCTGGTGCCGCTGTCGAAGGGCCGGCTCGAAGGCGACACCGTCGTCTGCGGCTATCACGGCCTGAAATACAACGCGCAGGGCCGCTGCACCTTCATGCCCTCGCAGGAGACCATCAACCCGTCGGCCTGCGTCCGCGCCTACCCCGTGGTCGAGCGCCACCGCTACATCTGGCTCTGGATGGGCGACCCCGCGCTCGCGGATCCCGCGCTCGTCCCGGACATGCACTGGAATCACGATCCGGCCTGGGCCGGCGATGGGAAGACCATCCGCGTCGCCTGCGACTACCGGCTCGTGCTCGACAATCTCATGGACCTCACCCACGAGACCTTCGTGCACGGCTCCTCCATCGGCAATGACGCGGTCGCCGAAGCGCCGTTTGACGTCACCCATGGCGAGAAGACGGTGACGGTGACGCGCTGGATGCGCGGCATCGAGGCGCCGCCGTTCTGGGCGAAACAACTCGGCAAGCCCGGTCTGGTCGACCGCTGGCAGATCATCCGCTTCGAGGCGCCGTGCACCATCGCCATCGACGTCGGCGTGGCGCCAACAGGCACCGGCGCGCCGGAAGGCGACCGCTCGCAGGGCGTCAACGGTATCGTGCTCAACACCATCACGCCGGAAACCGAGAAGACCTGCCACTATTTCTGGGCCTTTGTCCGCAACTACCAGATTGGCGAGCAGCGCATCACCACCGAAATCCGTGAGGGCGTCTCCGGCATCTTCCGCGAGGACGAACTGATCCTCGAGGCGCAGCAGCGCGCGATGGACGAAAACCCGGATCGCATCTTCTACAACCTCAACATCGACGCCGGCGCGATGTGGACGCGCAAGCTGATCGACAAGATGGTGGCGAAGGAAAACGCGCCGACACACCTCCAGGCCGCGGAGTAG
- a CDS encoding GntR family transcriptional regulator — protein MAEREVDRSVSQTVKAQLALRDQILSGALRPGERISELQAVETTGASRTPVRMALVRLEEEGLLEAIPSGGFMVKAFSERDISDSIELRGTLEGLAARFAAERGVSARELEPLKECLAAIDELLRQVPISIEAFSSYVALNARFHALLTELSRSPPLVRQIDRASALPFASPSAFVMAQSALPEAQQILIIGQEHHRVVIDAIENREGGRAEAVMREHARLAVRNLRLALRNRTHLDLLPALALIKTATD, from the coding sequence ATGGCCGAGCGCGAGGTCGACCGCTCCGTCTCGCAAACCGTGAAGGCGCAACTCGCGCTGCGCGACCAGATCCTGTCGGGCGCCTTGCGTCCGGGCGAGCGCATCTCCGAGCTTCAGGCGGTGGAGACCACGGGCGCCTCGCGCACGCCAGTGCGCATGGCGTTGGTGCGGCTGGAGGAGGAGGGCCTCCTGGAGGCGATCCCCTCCGGCGGCTTCATGGTGAAGGCGTTTTCGGAGCGCGACATCTCCGATTCCATCGAGCTGCGCGGCACGCTGGAAGGCCTCGCCGCGCGCTTCGCCGCCGAGCGCGGCGTCTCCGCGCGCGAGCTCGAGCCGCTGAAGGAATGCCTGGCTGCGATCGACGAGCTGCTGCGCCAGGTGCCGATCTCGATCGAAGCGTTCTCGTCCTATGTCGCGCTGAACGCGCGTTTCCACGCGCTGCTGACCGAATTGTCGCGCAGCCCGCCGCTGGTGCGGCAGATCGACCGCGCCTCGGCGCTGCCGTTCGCCTCGCCCAGCGCTTTTGTGATGGCGCAGTCGGCGCTCCCCGAGGCGCAGCAGATCCTGATCATCGGGCAGGAGCATCATCGCGTCGTGATCGACGCCATCGAGAACCGCGAGGGGGGGCGCGCCGAAGCCGTGATGCGCGAGCACGCGCGGCTTGCGGTGCGCAATCTGCGGCTCGCGCTGCGTAACCGCACCCATCTCGACCTCTTGCCGGCGCTCGCGCTGATCAAGACCGCAACCGATTGA
- a CDS encoding PDR/VanB family oxidoreductase — MRFIETWIPATLVSTRDLAPGIREFLIRPDQFDGAAYPVGSHINVGVTIAGQPETRSYSLVGEASSQGFRIAVRRAEDSRGGSRYMWQLAPGARLDITRPTSLVAVDWTRETYCLIAGGIGITPIIGAAQALARRGADVTLHYAVRGRADAAYLDDLANLLGDRLVVHASDEDKRLDLDTLFASLRKGTLALFCGPMRMLDAARHAWIGAGHPLADLRYETFGSSGTLPTETFRVRLKGSDVELEIPRERSMLDVLNASGHEVMYDCKRGECGLCAIDVVAVDGEIDHRDVFFSDHQKQGNEKICACVSRARGTITVDTLLRADAV, encoded by the coding sequence ATGCGCTTCATCGAAACCTGGATTCCGGCCACGCTCGTCTCGACGCGCGATCTTGCGCCCGGCATCCGCGAATTCCTGATCCGGCCCGACCAGTTCGACGGCGCCGCCTATCCGGTCGGCAGCCACATCAATGTCGGCGTGACCATCGCTGGCCAGCCCGAGACGCGCTCATATTCGCTGGTCGGCGAAGCCTCGTCACAAGGCTTCAGGATCGCGGTACGTCGCGCCGAGGACTCCCGCGGCGGCTCGCGCTACATGTGGCAGCTCGCACCGGGCGCGCGGCTCGACATCACGAGGCCAACCTCGCTCGTCGCGGTCGATTGGACGCGCGAAACCTACTGCCTGATCGCCGGCGGCATCGGCATCACCCCGATCATCGGCGCCGCGCAGGCGCTGGCGCGCCGAGGCGCCGACGTCACGCTGCACTACGCCGTGCGCGGGCGCGCTGATGCGGCCTATCTCGATGATCTCGCGAACCTGCTCGGTGACCGCCTGGTCGTCCATGCCAGCGACGAAGACAAGCGACTGGATCTCGACACGCTGTTCGCCTCATTGCGGAAAGGCACGCTGGCGCTGTTCTGCGGCCCGATGCGCATGCTCGATGCCGCGCGCCATGCCTGGATCGGCGCAGGCCATCCGCTCGCCGATCTCCGCTATGAGACCTTCGGCTCCAGCGGCACGCTGCCGACAGAGACGTTTCGCGTGCGCCTGAAGGGCTCCGATGTCGAACTCGAAATTCCGCGCGAGCGTTCGATGCTGGATGTCCTCAACGCCAGCGGTCACGAGGTGATGTACGACTGCAAGCGCGGCGAATGCGGCCTCTGTGCCATCGACGTCGTCGCTGTCGACGGCGAGATCGACCATCGCGACGTCTTCTTCAGCGACCATCAGAAGCAAGGTAACGAAAAGATCTGCGCCTGCGTCTCCCGCGCGCGAGGGACCATCACGGTGGACACGCTGCTGCGGGCGGATGCGGTTTGA
- a CDS encoding putative bifunctional diguanylate cyclase/phosphodiesterase produces MRTQLTNYVARLFAGDLSAFGGPATDEAVAGHIRAEQMSLVLGYSVGIMLANACNATVLAIALWPTPDRIPALIWAVAVAGAAIAFGLQSHASRRITKPQFVSRRAMHRLVRNAFVLGTAWGIVPVAFFANASTGGQLVITCLCSGMLAGGALAFATIPIAAIAFTAPIFVGIAICLSRNGDLAFLLIAFLVVVYGSVLLRGVFVNSIAFARRVMRQIEAERTVRQDPLTQLPNRVAFNETLDGAFKRLALSGEEFAVLLLDLDRFKEVNDRFGHPAGDEFLVQVASRLQRCTRAAEHVARIGGDEFALVMANLARSEDALEIAERFVAAFTEPFLIEGREFVGATSVGIVLAPRDGNTPLDIMKNADAALYRAKKAGPGTVCFFEEADDKASRDRKALQTDLAGALTRNELFLVFQPFLDLDENRITGFEALLRWQHPSRGLVPPSEFIPIAEETGLIHEIGEWVIRRACATLADWPEDIRVAVNFSAAQFHNTGILETVVQALADAQVAPHRLEIEITESMLLSKYGSAASILNALLELGATVALDDFGTGFSSLTYLRKLPFSRIKIDQSFIRDMLVQPDCAAIVKSVISLARDLNIDVVAEGVETADQLEYLRQISCDEVQGYLIGRPVSAEGVQALLNSKKLRAIFAA; encoded by the coding sequence ATGCGGACTCAACTGACCAATTATGTCGCGCGGTTGTTTGCCGGCGATCTGTCAGCCTTTGGCGGTCCCGCAACCGACGAAGCCGTCGCCGGCCATATCCGCGCCGAACAGATGTCGCTGGTGCTCGGCTATTCCGTCGGCATCATGCTCGCCAATGCCTGCAACGCCACCGTGCTTGCCATTGCGCTATGGCCGACACCGGACCGGATACCCGCCCTGATCTGGGCGGTCGCTGTCGCCGGCGCCGCGATCGCGTTCGGCCTGCAATCCCATGCCTCGCGCCGGATCACAAAGCCGCAATTCGTCTCGCGCCGGGCGATGCACCGGCTGGTGCGCAACGCCTTCGTGCTCGGCACCGCCTGGGGCATCGTCCCCGTCGCCTTCTTCGCGAACGCTTCGACCGGCGGACAGCTTGTCATTACCTGTTTGTGCTCGGGCATGCTGGCTGGCGGCGCGCTCGCCTTTGCCACCATCCCGATCGCCGCCATCGCGTTCACCGCCCCCATCTTCGTCGGCATCGCCATCTGTCTCAGCCGAAACGGCGACCTCGCCTTCCTGCTGATCGCTTTCCTTGTCGTGGTCTATGGCAGCGTTCTGCTGCGCGGCGTGTTCGTGAATTCGATCGCCTTCGCGCGCCGCGTGATGCGGCAGATCGAGGCGGAGCGCACGGTGCGGCAGGATCCGCTGACGCAGCTGCCCAACCGCGTCGCCTTCAACGAGACGCTCGACGGCGCGTTCAAGCGCCTCGCGCTGTCCGGCGAGGAGTTCGCCGTGCTGCTGCTCGACCTCGATCGCTTCAAGGAGGTCAATGACAGGTTCGGCCATCCCGCCGGCGACGAATTCCTGGTCCAGGTCGCAAGCCGCTTGCAGCGCTGCACCCGTGCGGCCGAGCATGTCGCGCGTATCGGCGGCGACGAGTTCGCGCTGGTGATGGCCAATCTGGCACGATCGGAAGATGCGCTCGAAATCGCCGAGCGTTTCGTCGCGGCCTTCACCGAGCCGTTCCTAATCGAAGGCCGCGAGTTCGTCGGCGCCACCAGCGTCGGTATCGTGCTGGCGCCGCGCGACGGCAACACGCCGCTCGACATCATGAAGAACGCCGATGCCGCGCTGTATCGCGCCAAGAAGGCCGGACCGGGCACGGTCTGCTTCTTCGAGGAAGCCGACGACAAGGCCTCGCGCGACCGCAAGGCGTTGCAGACGGACCTCGCTGGCGCCCTCACCCGCAACGAGCTGTTTCTGGTGTTCCAGCCGTTCCTCGATCTCGACGAAAACCGCATCACCGGCTTCGAGGCCCTGCTGCGCTGGCAGCATCCCTCGCGCGGGCTGGTTCCGCCGAGCGAGTTCATTCCGATCGCGGAAGAGACCGGGCTGATCCACGAGATCGGCGAATGGGTCATCCGCCGCGCCTGCGCAACGCTGGCAGACTGGCCGGAGGACATCCGGGTCGCAGTGAATTTCTCGGCGGCGCAGTTTCACAACACCGGCATCCTCGAGACCGTCGTGCAGGCGCTGGCCGACGCCCAGGTCGCGCCGCACCGGCTCGAGATCGAGATCACGGAATCGATGCTGCTGTCGAAATACGGCTCCGCCGCGTCGATCCTGAACGCGCTGCTGGAGCTCGGTGCCACGGTGGCGCTGGACGATTTCGGCACCGGCTTCTCGTCGCTGACCTATTTGCGCAAACTGCCGTTCAGCCGCATCAAGATCGACCAGTCCTTCATCCGCGACATGCTGGTGCAGCCGGACTGCGCCGCGATCGTGAAATCGGTGATCTCGCTGGCGCGCGACCTCAACATCGACGTCGTCGCCGAAGGCGTCGAGACCGCCGACCAGCTCGAATATCTCAGGCAGATCAGTTGCGACGAAGTGCAGGGTTATCTGATCGGCCGGCCAGTGTCGGCGGAGGGCGTGCAGGCGCTACTCAATTCGAAGAAGCTTCGGGCGATTTTCGCGGCGTAG
- a CDS encoding nuclear transport factor 2 family protein encodes MPSRDVAEAFAKRLEDGDFVGAIEQFYTPDAVTYENNAAPTIGRDKLVAKERGVLAASKEIKAVRVGPSLIEGDHVATRWTFSFTNAEGVTRTLDEIAWQTWRGDQLIEERFYYDPKQLGR; translated from the coding sequence ATGCCGAGCCGGGACGTCGCCGAAGCCTTTGCGAAGCGCCTGGAGGACGGGGATTTCGTCGGCGCGATCGAGCAATTCTACACGCCCGATGCCGTAACTTACGAGAACAACGCCGCCCCGACGATCGGCCGCGACAAGCTCGTCGCCAAAGAGCGCGGCGTGCTGGCGGCCTCCAAGGAGATCAAGGCCGTCCGCGTCGGGCCGAGCCTGATCGAGGGCGATCATGTCGCGACGCGCTGGACCTTCAGTTTCACGAACGCCGAGGGCGTCACGCGAACGCTGGACGAGATCGCGTGGCAGACTTGGCGCGGCGATCAGCTGATCGAGGAGCGGTTCTATTACGACCCGAAGCAGCTGGGGCGCTAA